CTGCTGCCGCATCGTTGCCACGGGTAGGCGCTTACTATCAAATAGGGAAGCTGAAATCGCTCCTTCTTGATATAACTCCTGATAGCGGCGATATTCTGCTTCGGCATTACTCAATTCAGCTTGCAAGCGGGCGATCGTCGCCTTCTGAGCAATAACTTCTCCACGTGACTCAGCCTCTAAACGCGTAATCGTTGCTTCTTGAGCGGCAATCTCTCCAGTTTGCGCCCCAGCTTTTACCTTCGCTAGACGAGCTTGGGCAATTTGAACTTGTTGCTTTGCCTGCTCTAAGGCAGCTAGGCGAGGCTCATAACTGTCAAGAATCGCTACCACTTGCCCCGCCTGTACCCTGTCTCCTTCCTTCACCAACAGTTGTGTAACTCTAGCACCTTCAACGGAAGTAGGAGCAGACAGACGAATCACTTCTCCTTCAGGTTCTAAGCGCCCTAAGCCAGTAACGGCAATGATGGCAGGAGCCTGTGGGCTAACTGGCGCAAGATTTTGCTCAACAGACCGAGATTGCGAAAGGCTATACAGAGAAAATGCCCCATTAGCTAAAGTAATAGCAACTGCTAAAACTATAGGCCACTGCTCTAGAGGTTTTACGGATTGCCGCCTTTCCTTCTGCACCATAATAATTTTTTCCAAGTTGCGATAGTTCAGGGAATAAAGCAGATATCACCAGAAGTACAGCAGAAGATTTTTTGTAAGAGCACCCTATTGAACGAACCTTGCATCTGGCAACTGCAAATAAAATCTCGTTGCCACCTGGGAGCAGCCTATAACGCAACGAACCTGCTATTTGAAAATGGTGACTATCCTCATACTAGGATCAAAACCCATGCCAGGGTCATGACTACAGAAAGCTTTTTGAGTTGAAATTTCAGGTGATACGACGCTTTGTACTCAATGCAGTAAAGGTATTACCAGTCAAGCAGCTAGCTGGTTTAGCATCAGCCAGACTAGGATAAGTCACCCACTGCTGTTTCTCCGAATGCGCTTTTACCCCTTGCGGCATTATAACCAATTTTTTGACTCTGTAAATCTTTTCTAGAAACAAAACTGTAAATTACCGATACAGCGCAGCTCAAGAGTATTCTGCTTAGGGAACCACTGCATTGTAAGGATAAGGTGAGTGTTGCCTGCTCACACTAAATTCAGTTCAATGTTGATCTATAAAACAGACACAACATATACAGAACAGACATAAAATATACAATTTCACTAACTAACTTATACCTGATTGAAATGTTCTGTATGGCAAACTATAGCTTAAAGATAAGTTATGGGCTGCCGCTAGCCTTAATTTAATTCCAGTATCTGCCACAGTTGATCGGCCAGTAAGGCTACATTGAACAAAGCTGGTTTTCAAGCCAAACGTCAGTTGTAGTCTGCCAGCGGCTGTATCTAAATCTACAAAGCTGAAGCCATTTCCCTCAAGTATTAATAGCTGCGGGGTTTTTGCTGATGTAATGCCCAGTTTGACTTAGCTTAAGCTGATTTGTTATGTATATCACTTCACTTGTAGACATCGATCAGATCAAAGTTGGTCCTCATAGACGTCCTGTTAAGGATGAAAAAGTTGTTGAGTTGATGGAATCTATCAAGGCGAATGGGCTGTTGAATCCGATCACTCTGGATCAACAGCTCAACTTAATTGCAGGACTTCACCGGCTTACAGCATGCCAACTGCTAAGGTTGGAAGAAATTGAGTGCAAAATCATTCAGTGTGAAGATGCTCAACAGGCTCGCCTAGCAGAGATTGACGAAAATTTGATTCGTAGTGAGCTAGATGCGCTAGAACGCGCAGAGCTGTGGGCAGAGCGCGAGCAGATTCTGGAACAGATGGGACTAAGGGCGCGAGCAGGGGACAATCAATATAGCTACAAAGGTAGTGAATTGATTTCACCACCTCCAAAGACGACTTTGGAGTTAGCAAAAGAAGCCGGATACACTAAGCGCACCTTTCAGCAGGGCAAGCAGATTGCTAAAAGCATCGCTCCAGAAGTGAAAAAGGTAATTGAGGGCACTGCGATCGCCAAAAGTCCTACAGCATTGCTGAAGGTAGCCAGAACTGCCAGGAAAGA
This window of the Chroococcidiopsis sp. CCMEE 29 genome carries:
- a CDS encoding efflux RND transporter periplasmic adaptor subunit — its product is MVQKERRQSVKPLEQWPIVLAVAITLANGAFSLYSLSQSRSVEQNLAPVSPQAPAIIAVTGLGRLEPEGEVIRLSAPTSVEGARVTQLLVKEGDRVQAGQVVAILDSYEPRLAALEQAKQQVQIAQARLAKVKAGAQTGEIAAQEATITRLEAESRGEVIAQKATIARLQAELSNAEAEYRRYQELYQEGAISASLFDSKRLPVATMRQQINEANANLNRSVESFREQISQAKATLDRIVEVRPVDVKVAQAEVNDAIAAVQRAQADLHLASVRSPIKGQILKIHTRPGEIVNQQGIANLGQTDQMYAVAEIYETDISKVRIGQRATITGEAFSGKLQGTVTQIGWQVSTQGILSTNPTADTDQKVVEVKVRLNDTAGNHRVAALTNLQVQVAIHI